The sequence aagtcTGTCGATCGTTTCAGTCACCTTTTGCACGCTAATGATTCATTCGTAGTAGTGGTCCGATTGCCTAGTGGAATGGAAGCATTGGAATCGCCTTTGGCTGGGGCTATATGTACTGATAAGGCTAAACTAGAGAGGAGCCCTTGCCTTCAAGAAACCGATGGAAAAGATGCGATTGAATGCTTTGTTCACTATCGGCATAAGATGTATATACCGGTCAATCTGGGGCGATGGAAGAACCAGTCCATTCCTTTGCTTTGAGTCTTCATTCGTTCGGGCATTTCTCCTAGAGCTATGAGTGAAACCCATTCGATAGCGGATTCCCATGCCGACCCAAAGCCTTGAACATACAGAACTTATGCATTACATACCCAGGCTGAAATGGTACACTAACGATTCTAAGTCCCCCGAAGGGGTCGAGCCGGATGACCAGATCAACATGGTTTCAGTCAAAATTGTCCAGCAAGCTCTCTATACGTTTTTTTTTAGTGCTCTTGACGCCTTTCTTATCAATAACATCTGTCACCGAGAAAGGTTTTTACATGGCAAAGGCTCCATTTTAGTAAGCCCGCAGTCACAGCATCACTACCAGATCTAATGCTTGATTCTAGACTAGAGTCTGACCCCTCGCTCCAACATGAATAGCTTCAAAGCAAGAGGTTCTTCTTTTTGCCTATTTCTGCTATCCCTGGAACAGCAGCTCTACTTAACTTATGAACTCTCTTCCCCGAGCCCTAATCCTAAGCCCCAGCTCTTGTTCTCGGATTTCCATTAAGGCTCGGAACTGAACTAACTGCCTTAAAGGGTTAGGCTTTCCTTGCCTTGTCCAATAGGCGCAGGATAAGGCGAGACAGATAGAGATATCTCATTAAAAGAGGACGAGACTAATTCATAGATGCGGGAAGGAAAGGTTTAGGTAGCCCCTAGCCTACGATTTCAGACAAATTCCCGGGTTTCCAGTGAGTGGCCTAAAGGAATTACTGGTCTTAGGAAGAGTGGAAGAATAGAGCCGAAGAAAGGCAACTAGTCTTGATGCCGAGAATGCCCTCTTTGAAGGGAAAGAATACGCTCTTGTCTCAATTGAAGATGAAGGACTCATTCTCATGCCTTGCACATTCAAAAGTGAGTTCAGTTTCCCTAGCCTGAAAGGCTAACTTCACTAGCTCAAAAGCATATATTCTATCATCCAAGAAATTGAGTGATTCCTTCTTTCTTCTAACTTTGAAATGAAAGTACCGATAGATACTGTCAAGGGGTTCGTGGCTTCTTTCTTCCCTTGATTGAGAGCTAGGACGGATTTTAATGGATGGGATTGTAGCTCTCTTCTCCTGTAGGTTTTAAGATAGGCTAGATTAGCACGAATTCTATCGATCAAGCAGGGTGTTCCTGTAATCGAGTAATCTAATATTGTAGCTAGTCGACGCGCGGAGTATAAGAATATCTTTTCTTGTTAGGCTTGTACTAATGAGTGGTAGTTCCTTCTCACTTTTCCTATCTTAGCTTAGCTGCTAGTCGAATGTAGGATAGAATCTATCTCCTTCTTTTAGTTTGTAGCTTCCTTTCCTTAATGCACTGGGAGTTGAGTAAGGACTCACAGCTTCTTGTTTGAGAGCTAGTATCTAAATGTCTGGTTTAGGTGGTAGGTCTTAAATATTCCCTCATGGCTTCTCTTAAGCCTTTCAAAGATAGTTTAGCTATCCGAATTAGGGATAGATAGTTACGCCTGTCCGTCTGAACATATATATAGTTAGTGTGTCCTAAGATAGTCtatatttaaaaagaaaatgtttgttcttttcttttgagcTATCCTAAATCAGACTATTTTGTGTCAATAGTAGTTCCCAAGATTGTCTGCTAACAAAATAGATTTGGAAATAACGTAAGTAGATGATTGAGCCACCTATTAGAGAAAGGGGCAGTCATCGATAAGTGTTATGTCAAAAGGACCAAGGAGGATGAAGGAGGAGaaggagtaggagtaggagCTAATTTGGACGGAATCGAATGATTACGAGATAGACAATGGAATTTACGTGGATCTTCTCGCTTTTTCTAAGCAGTAAGACTCTTATGTATGTACTCTCTTTTATCACTTTGGGTTGTGGAGCGTACTTCATGTTCCAGCAAGCCGCAACCGTTGGGGGAGCCACTCCACTGGACCTCCAAAGTCTGGAGGAGCTACGGCTTACAATGGCCACAATCCTCCAGCTGTCTATAACAAACCTGGGGGAAAGTCTCCCAAGGGGGCGCACTTGGGAAGAACTTGCACAGGAGATCCACAAGGGGTCAGAGAGCAGGGAACTCCTTATTTTTTTGATAACTGAACTGATGAAAGTTCAGGTGGAAAATAAGGTAACCCAACATGCTCTTCTCATTATTATGAAGTGGAAGTTCCCCAATCGGCCTGACCCGGTCTGCCCTTGGACTTTTCCAGAATAGGATTCCAATAATACAACGCCGCATTCTCCGAAAATTGAGGAACAAGAAGAGATCTATTAAGAGAAAGATTTATTCGAGAAAAAATCTTAACAGTTACATCCTTACTTGACGCTTCGCCCCTATGGTTTCTCAATTGAGAAACTTTCTGACTTCATCTGTTCTTTGCATCTACAAGGGAGACACTCTCCTGTTTTTCAAATAGTTCTAAacaactttttcttcttttcaaatatgCGGGACGGCTAGTTTCTCTGGGGCGGATGCCTCCTAAAAGGGAGAACTGCGAGGAGTCCGTTTTCTTTGAAGATCGAGGCGCTTTTTAGCGGACAATTATGACATTCTACAGAAGTCTTCTACAGAAGAAAAGCTTGTTACGAGTAAGTGGAGAAGAAAGATCTCCAGAGATTCTTATCTCATTCCATTCCAGTGGCTCAACCAGTAACCAATGGCGAAAACTCAAAAATCCATGGTTTCCCGGTAGAACCCTATTTCGCCCAAGTTGTTTCGGAACCGGAAAAAAGAAGCGGTTTTTCGCACAGCTTGCTCATAGCGCAGGTCCCACTTGTATATTGTATTTGGCCGAAGAAGCATCAGACAGGTTGGAGTTCTTACCTTCTTGGGACTCCATGGACCAAGATCTGCTTTTATTATATGGTCAATACCGATCTACTTTAGTAGATCATATGGATGTAGAAAAGGCTTCTAATTTGGATGAATTGGAAACATCTCTTTTCCATTTCTATTTACCCAGTTCATATCTTTCTTTCGTGTGTTCCCGCGAGGAATTGGATCTCTTCAATCTCGGGATACCGCCTAAATAACTGCGGCCAGAGAGTCAAATAGGTCGAGAAGAAAGAGTCTGAGGCCGGGTTGGACGACATACATCTTGGTTGGTCTTACCACCACTAGAGATTAGACATATATATAATCTTTCTTCTAAAAAAGAGATTCTTatataaatttgattttagCTGCAAGACCAAAACGCCGTGCAAAAAACCGAAAGCCCTTCTTTTATTTTAAGTTCCTCTCAGATACATGACTTACATACCCGGCTCAACATTCTTGGAAAACAATCAAATCGAGGGGGCGTTAAAGGGAGAATTTTCCATTCAATCTTGTGAACTAATCGAgaccaaaattggaaaaagagATACGAATGGAGAGGAATAACCAATCGATAAAAGAACATGAAACCATTCTGTTTCAATAGAGGTACGAGAAAGGGTTGGGGGCAATGAAGTAGGTGAAGTGGTTGGATTTTGCGAGCTGTTCCAACCACTGCTGGATGTGATTCCAAGAGCCGAAGGAGAATGAATACCACACAGAAGAGTCAAGACCAGGCTCCCTAATAGAATGTTTAACCGATCCATTCCGGATCGACCGAATTGGTACAGAAGTTGTAACATGGGAAAACCACGGAAAACACGACTTATTTGAATAACCCGGTGACCTACCAATTGTAGAAGTAGGATTTTTGGCAAGCAATAAGCACTTAAATAATACAATTCAAGTGTACCATCTTCTTTCTCATTTCGAGGAAAAGGTGCggaaggaaaaggaaacaacGGGGGGATCCGAATCGAACCTAAATGGGAATGACATGAAAAGTCTCTTTCAAAACCTAGCATTAAGGGCGTTACGACGATATACGAGAGGAATAGAGAAAAACTCGTGATTGGTGTAGAGGGGAAGATCTGTTTATGATATAGTTCAAGAAAGAGTCGTCTCATTTCCTTACTTCTTCGTTTTTTCTAATTCATTCACTTCAAGACTGGTTCTGAACGCCGCGTAACATCATCTTAAACCAACCTCACAGATCCAACTCAATCTTTTACACTGATGTATCGTACTCTCTCGACCCGCCTTATCCCAGAGAAGGATTCCCCCTTCAAGGACCTCTCCTCGGCGGTAGGTTATATGGCTTGTATCCCTCCTTAATGGGTAGCCGATGTTCCACAACAAGGTCCCTATCAAGGCCCGGCATATCATGAGACTCCCAAGCAAAACTCTCTTAGTCATCCTTTTTCTAATATGATTCAAAAAACGGATCTAAGAGCAGTTTCactttattataattttttatgtgCTTGCCCAGTTCAATTTCCGTTTTAGTTTCAATGTCTAATTGGGAAATCTGAGCGAAATAATCGAAATCCTCCTGCTTCAAATCTTTCAAATACGGATACTTCTCGGCGACAGCTTGGGAAGCACAGTGCCTCTGAACATGCCGTTCTAGTACGGACAAGAGTTTCTTTTTACCTGCCTCCCCTTGATGTGCCTCTTGTGAGGACCCCGAAGCATAGTGATTCGGGTCTGGGCGATCCTCCTCGCTTTGCGCACCGGGAAGGAGCCCCAAACCGGAATTCTCTGGTAGAGGGGTAGGGGTTGGGGGTTGACTGAACCCCCCTTCATTGATTCCCCCGACGCGGGAGAAAATGGAGCCACAGCCCGCTGAAGCTCGTCCATCAAGAGATACCCAAGTGAATAAAATCTCTttaatataaaaagaaaagttttacCATAAAAAGATTCTAATTTGAAAAGATAGCTTTCTGACAAGTGGTAGAGAATTAACGAAAGAAAAGATACTGAGATGTCCTGAAAGATAGAATGCAAGAAAGATGTCAATTTTCGCCCATAAAGAATGAATTTTAAGTTGTTAATAATTTTCAAAGCTTTTCGCGTATCCAAATTTTTGCTAACAGAAGAATTCACTTGCATGGCAGCCATTGTAGAATTATGTGCAACTCTGGGAAATAGATTATTACCTGTGTGCTTGAATCTTCCTGGTACTGATAGAATCATCGTTATCTTGAATGTTCGCCTCCTATTGTGGGGCGTATGCCGGAGAGGAGAAAGGGGTCCAAGACCAAGCGACAAAGAACTATTTATATACGCTCTATTTATTGCAGAAGCGCCCAAGCGGAACCGTGCCGGGCCTCTCGAAGGAACGGTCGGGTCTTatctaaataaaatagaaaaagcgGGGAAGAGAAGAGGAGAACAAAGGTAACGATCAAACTATAGAACCTCATCTCAAACAAAGGCCCTCGGAAGAGGAGCCTGAAGTAGAGAAACCTACAAATAAGAGAATACCTGCCAAAAACTTCACCTCGGTAAACCTTTGGAATACAGATTGTCGAGCCGCCGACAACTCCCAGGGTTCACTAAAACAGGGGGTACTCCGCGAAAGACTATTGAGTGACCTGTCGAGCTGATCCGACACCAAGTGGGCCGCACCTCTGAGGACTCAATATGAAAGAGAAAGGTCTTCCTTTAACCCCGAAAATTGTCCTGTAGATAGGGTTCTCACCCGTCGCAGAAACTCTTTTAAGAAAAAGGCTTCTCTAAATTTTCGTGGCATCCGGATCGGGTGTTCATAATCTGGAGTAAAAGGATTCGAACCTTTGCATGCCGGTACCAAAAACCGATGCCTTACCACTTGGCTATACTCCATAGGCCTGTTTTGGGCGGGGGGAGCGGGAAGGGAGAAGCAGGGCTCGAAGAACGAGCCGAGCCGTGCAAGGACGCGGGGATATAGCAAGTAAGCAGCAAGGTTCTCCCTTTAGGTTAGGACCGACTACAACAAGCTCACGACTCTAATAGAAACAAAGGGTAAGCTCTCTGCTCTAGTTGCTTGCAACGCTATGCCTATCAAAGTTGGCGAAGGCTTCTGTAACCTTATACTCGTTAGGCTCTTCGACTGAACTCGTTGGCTCCCCGTCCACCGAAAGTCGGTAACCTTCGTCACCGTCAGCATTTGGTACTCTCTCGATAGCTTCAATAGTTCACTGAAAGCCTTTGGTCTAATGAACTGCAAGCCCTTCAGAAAGAAAGacataatataataataaaggGTTGGTTGCGGGAACCGACGGTGACGAAGGTTACCGGGCCGATGCGGCCGGTTACCGAGAACCTTATGGTTCCCGGGAGACGACGTTCCCTTTGTAAAGTAGGCCTTTTGATAACTAATTAGAGTTGACATGAAATGGATCACGGAAGAAAACATATCCGATGAATCATTAAATCCCTTCCCGCTCACACGGGTTCTTCTATGTGAGGTGGGGGCCTACATAAGAGCTACACCTAGATAGAACGCGGAGCGCCGGCCCCGACCGCCGATACAGTGACCATGCTTACCTAGCTCTTGTCTTAGTGAGTCTTCCTCTTTTCTAGGTTTTTTCTGAGTGTTAAAACGATAGATGCCGGATCCGCCCCGATTCGATCAATAATGGGATTCTTGGCTAGAGAAAGGTTCTGTGACATGGACGCCCAGACCAACTCGGTCGGTCGGTTGGCCCGCCTAACAGATGATGAGATTCTCGATCGATTTGATCGAATTTTGAAAAGTCTTTCTCACTATTCAGAACAGTGGAGCTTTCGAGAAAGATCTTCTCGCCTCCCCCGTTTGGGCTCTCGCTCGAATCGGAACCTTTATGCGTTGGTAGGCTTTCGACTCAATCTAATAGCCTACCTATCGGGCGCCaataaaagaagagaaagttttCACAGGGGCTCATCATCTGATGCAGAACCGATGCGAGAGGGAGAAGCGGGGATTGATAGCTTTCAAGAACCAGTGGAAAGGAAAGAGTTGTTCCCTGCATTCCTTCCTTTCCAAAAAGAGTCCAATTTCGGCATAAAATCTTTTATTGAATGAACGCCACTTTGGTTGTTTGAAAACAAATCCAATGTTGGGCCAAGCCTAGCCAGCCGGTAATAGCCGAAGGCAAAAAAGGGGGAGATAGGGAAGAGGAGATTAAGGATAGTCACTCCACTCCATAGATAGTGCACACAGATTCTTCTTTCATTTTCAATTCCTTTCGGGTCGGAAACGCGGGCTGCTGGTGGGGCAGGGAGAATGGCTTCTTCCGCTTTACAATCGGAATAAGGAACCTTAGAATTCACCCCCTACCTGTCGATGAAAAAATGGGATTTGAGAGGAGCGAAAAGCTAGCGGATCAGAAAGATTTGTATGGAATGTCCTACTCCTGCCTGAGCTTTCCGATCAACCAATCCCCTATTGTTGGGACATCTGTGTTAGGTAGGCCCAGGGATCACTGATTAGTCGAATGAGCCCATCTCTCTGGCCTATCATTTGTTGGTCGATCCGGCTGGCGGCTCCTGCATCTCTATGGGGGCCCCTTTATACAAGTTTGCTGCTAGGACTCCCTAGAGTCGAATCAATAATCAATAGAAGTTTACTGATCTGGCTCTTCAATCGACGATCTACTGCTCCCTCTTAATAGCAGATGCCCATGCTTTGATTCGAAAGCCCTAGCCAGTGATGAATCTCCAGGAAGATCGGAGTATTATATTCCTCCTCCCCTCAGTTTGAACCCGTCCCAACAACGAACACCTTCCTACTGCAAGGTGAGGCTATGCCCTTCCCCTAGAATCCACTCTGGGTCGGAGGAGCAAGTAGTCCAACTTCTTGAGCAGCCGAGATATTGAACAACGAACATTTGATTCAATTCCTTGCCTCACCCTGAGATGAGAGGGAAGGTAGATTTGACTCGAATCCTGGACCCGATCTTTAATCCTACACCGGTTAATGATAATGATGGGATGGGAGAAGCTttgattttgtcattttttcaTCAATGCTGGCCCAGTCGAGGCTCGTCCATGCCCAATCCCGATGGACAAACCTTCGATTTGCCTCTAGGTCTATAATCCACCCGTCTTCTCCAGTCCCTTCAAGCCCTCCCGGGGGCCTCGCCCTCTTTCTCAACTCGAGTCTTAAGTTCAGCGGCTTTCACGTTGACGAAGACCTGCGCTAATAAAAAGAAATGGGCAGTCTATGCCTTGAATGAATCAGTAACAACGGATTAGTGGAATGGGAGATCAAGAGACGGATAGGAGGGGAATGGCCTCTATCAATCATTGGTGGACCTTCCCTTTTTCCAGTCACGGAGCTCTCAACTGAGTTGTTTATTTAGGTTCTGGAATTCCATCTCTAGTTGGGGGTTTCGATTCGTAAAATGTGGCGCGGGTTCATCTCTCTCGACCAGTTCAGGTTCAAGGGAGGGCGATCGAGGGGACCCAGACTTTAGATCTCCTCTCTATGGCGGGAGGTTTCTTTCGTATCAAGAGTGTGTTGGGGAGGCCAGGGAAGACGGATTGGATCGAGAGGCGATGCTTATGCCTCTTCTTTATCGATAGGATTCCCATCATTTTCAGTCTCCGGCGAAGGAGACAAGGGCGAGGCACCGAACTCAATTCCATCGAGCCTCAACCTCCATCCGTCATTAGGAATCGAAATTCGCTTTTCCTATTCACTAGTACACTGCGCGCTACAACTAGCAGCCCCTTTACTAGTAAGGGAAAAGGCTAGCGCGCTAGCTAGCTACAACTAGTTATAGCCCCTACAACATTTATGGGATATTTGAAGAAGCCTgctgaaaatgaaaaagagaagCGCGCTAGCGCGCAACGGCTGATGAAAAGCCAGCCACTTTTTAGGAGTAGGTTTTGGCTTGCCCCTTTCTTAGTAAGATAGGTGCTTAACGCCCTATACAAGGGGCTGCTTGCTGCTCGCCTCTATCTCTA comes from Coffea eugenioides isolate CCC68of unplaced genomic scaffold, Ceug_1.0 ScVebR1_2853;HRSCAF=3958, whole genome shotgun sequence and encodes:
- the LOC113757244 gene encoding uncharacterized protein LOC113757244, producing the protein MTFYRSLLQKKSLLRVSGEERSPEILISFHSSGSTSNQWRKLKNPWFPGRTLFRPSCFGTGKKKRFFAQLAHSAGPTCILYLAEEASDRLEFLPSWDSMDQDLLLLYGQYRSTLVDHMDVEKASNLDELETSLFHFYLPSSYLSFVCSREELDLFNLGIPPK